One segment of Oreochromis niloticus isolate F11D_XX linkage group LG8, O_niloticus_UMD_NMBU, whole genome shotgun sequence DNA contains the following:
- the LOC100702703 gene encoding ankyrin repeat and SOCS box protein 3, whose protein sequence is MGYDSSRSQAPSLTSRSSRCSRVYVNHLTHEGESACYLAAQRGHLEVVQLLLKAHADINQLTNDLSCPLYEAVSHGHTNVVELLVSKGAEVSRIHTESSWTCLHQAAYKGHTEIVRILVNKCNPEAVDDHRISPLFVAAQYGQRGCLEILVNAGILDRRVAEKSWDPHPCFDSVPCLSHICRLQVRALLGPDILMRTNVVQQLPVPNWLHEFLKFREIPEASYTHAPPSPISQRLWEYPSIHQHRHNHIHILY, encoded by the exons CACGCTCCTCCAGATGTAGTCGTGTTTATGTGAACCATCTGACGCATGAGGGTGAGTCTGCCTGTTACCTGGCAGCGCAGCGTGGACACCTGGAGGTGGTCCAACTGCTCCTCAAAGCACACGCTGATATCAACCAGCTCACTAATGACTTGTCCTGTCCTCTTTATGAAG CTGTTAGCCACGGGCACACAAATGTTGTAGAACTGCTGGTAAGCAAAGGTGCTGAGGTCAGCAGAATACACACAGAGTCCAGCTGGACCTGCCTGCACCAAGCTGCATATAAG GGCCACACTGAGATCGTGCGCATTCTTGTTAATAAATGCAACCCGGAGGCAGTAGATGATCACAGGATTTCCCCGTTATTTGTGGCTGCACAGTACGGACAGAGGGGGTGCCTGGAAATACTCGTTAACGCCG GTATTCTGGATCGAAGGGTGGCAGAAAAGTCCTGGGATCCACATCCATGTTTCG ACTCCGTCCCCTGTCTTTCACACATCTGCCGGCTGCAGGTCAGAGCACTGCTGGGACCAGATATCCTGATGAGGACCAATGTCGTCCAGCAGCTTCCTGTCCCCAACTGGCTTCATGAATTTCTTAAATTCAGGGAGATCCCAGAAGCTTCGTACACACATGCGCCACCATCACCTATTTCACAGCGACTCTGGGAATATCCCAGTATACACCAGCACAGACATAACCACATCCATATTCTTTATTAA
- the LOC106097779 gene encoding DNA-directed RNA polymerase III subunit RPC1 isoform X4 → MTVCWLFLSHICFGMKSAEQMRQQAHIQVVSKNLYSQDTKHTPLAYGVLDHRMGTSEKDRPCLTCGKNLADCLGHYGYLDLELPCFHVGYFKATIGILQMICKTCSRIMLTKEEKLQFMDYLKRPNLAYLQKRGLKKKISDKCRKRTVCLNCSAFNGPVKKCGLLKIIHEKYKKENLNPLVVLNLFRRIPEEDIPLLLMNPEAGKPADLIITRLLVPPLCIRPSVVSDLKSGTNEDDLTMKLTEIIFLNDVIKRVRIPLIHRAQGSLKNMKMV, encoded by the exons ATGACAGTATGCTGGCTATTTCT AAGCCACATCTGCTTCGGCATGAAATCTGCTGAGCAGATGCGGCAGCAGGCCCACATCCAGGTGGTCAGTAAAAATCTCTACAGCCAGGACACCAAACACACTCCACTGGCCTATGGAGTGTTGGACCACCGTATG GGCACCAGTGAGAAAGACAGACCGTGCCTGACATGTGGGAAGAATCTGGCAGATTGTTTAGGACATTATGGCTACCTGGATCTTGAGCTGCCCTGTTTTCATGTTGGTTATTTCAAAGCCACGATAGGAATCTTACAG ATGATTTGTAAGACATGTTCAAGGATAATGCTGACGAAAGAAGAGAAGCTGCAGTTCATGGATTACTTGAAACGGCCTAACCTGGCCTATCTCCAGAAACGTGGGCTGAAGAAGAAAATCTCTGATAAATGCCGCAAAAGGACAGTCTGTCTAAATTGTTCTGCTTTCAATG GACCAGTCAAAAAGTGTGGCCTACTTAAGATCATCCATGAGAAGtataaaaaa GAAAACCTGAATCCTCTGGTCGTGCTGAACCTGTTCAGGAGGATTCCTGAAGAGGACATCCCTCTGCTGCTGATGAACCCCGAAGCAGGGAAACCCGCAGATCTTATCATCACCCGTCTCCTCGTGCCTCCTCTTTGCATCCGACCGTCTGTTGTCAGCGACCTTAAGTCTGGCACCAATGAAGACGACCTCACTATGAAGCTAACAGAGATAATCTTCCttaatgatgtcattaaaag agtgagaattcccctcatcCATAGGGCACAAGGGTCACTGAAGAATATGAAAATGGTGTGA
- the LOC106097779 gene encoding DNA-directed RNA polymerase III subunit RPC1 isoform X6 produces the protein MKSAEQMRQQAHIQVVSKNLYSQDTKHTPLAYGVLDHRMGTSEKDRPCLTCGKNLADCLGHYGYLDLELPCFHVGYFKATIGILQMICKTCSRIMLTKEEKLQFMDYLKRPNLAYLQKRGLKKKISDKCRKRTVCLNCSAFNGPVKKCGLLKIIHEKYKKENLNPLVVLNLFRRIPEEDIPLLLMNPEAGKPADLIITRLLVPPLCIRPSVVSDLKSGTNEDDLTMKLTEIIFLNDVIKRVRIPLIHRAQGSLKNMKMV, from the exons ATGAAATCTGCTGAGCAGATGCGGCAGCAGGCCCACATCCAGGTGGTCAGTAAAAATCTCTACAGCCAGGACACCAAACACACTCCACTGGCCTATGGAGTGTTGGACCACCGTATG GGCACCAGTGAGAAAGACAGACCGTGCCTGACATGTGGGAAGAATCTGGCAGATTGTTTAGGACATTATGGCTACCTGGATCTTGAGCTGCCCTGTTTTCATGTTGGTTATTTCAAAGCCACGATAGGAATCTTACAG ATGATTTGTAAGACATGTTCAAGGATAATGCTGACGAAAGAAGAGAAGCTGCAGTTCATGGATTACTTGAAACGGCCTAACCTGGCCTATCTCCAGAAACGTGGGCTGAAGAAGAAAATCTCTGATAAATGCCGCAAAAGGACAGTCTGTCTAAATTGTTCTGCTTTCAATG GACCAGTCAAAAAGTGTGGCCTACTTAAGATCATCCATGAGAAGtataaaaaa GAAAACCTGAATCCTCTGGTCGTGCTGAACCTGTTCAGGAGGATTCCTGAAGAGGACATCCCTCTGCTGCTGATGAACCCCGAAGCAGGGAAACCCGCAGATCTTATCATCACCCGTCTCCTCGTGCCTCCTCTTTGCATCCGACCGTCTGTTGTCAGCGACCTTAAGTCTGGCACCAATGAAGACGACCTCACTATGAAGCTAACAGAGATAATCTTCCttaatgatgtcattaaaag agtgagaattcccctcatcCATAGGGCACAAGGGTCACTGAAGAATATGAAAATGGTGTGA
- the LOC106097779 gene encoding DNA-directed RNA polymerase III subunit RPC1 isoform X1: protein MVKEQFRETDVAKKISHICFGMKSAEQMRQQAHIQVVSKNLYSQDTKHTPLAYGVLDHRMGTSEKDRPCLTCGKNLADCLGHYGYLDLELPCFHVGYFKATIGILQMICKTCSRIMLTKEEKLQFMDYLKRPNLAYLQKRGLKKKISDKCRKRTVCLNCSAFNGPVKKCGLLKIIHEKYKKENLNPLVVLNLFRRIPEEDIPLLLMNPEAGKPADLIITRLLVPPLCIRPSVVSDLKSGTNEDDLTMKLTEIIFLNDVIKRVRIPLIHRAQGSLKNMKMV from the exons ATGGTGAAGGAGCAGTTCAGAGAGACAGATGTGGCCAAAAAAAT AAGCCACATCTGCTTCGGCATGAAATCTGCTGAGCAGATGCGGCAGCAGGCCCACATCCAGGTGGTCAGTAAAAATCTCTACAGCCAGGACACCAAACACACTCCACTGGCCTATGGAGTGTTGGACCACCGTATG GGCACCAGTGAGAAAGACAGACCGTGCCTGACATGTGGGAAGAATCTGGCAGATTGTTTAGGACATTATGGCTACCTGGATCTTGAGCTGCCCTGTTTTCATGTTGGTTATTTCAAAGCCACGATAGGAATCTTACAG ATGATTTGTAAGACATGTTCAAGGATAATGCTGACGAAAGAAGAGAAGCTGCAGTTCATGGATTACTTGAAACGGCCTAACCTGGCCTATCTCCAGAAACGTGGGCTGAAGAAGAAAATCTCTGATAAATGCCGCAAAAGGACAGTCTGTCTAAATTGTTCTGCTTTCAATG GACCAGTCAAAAAGTGTGGCCTACTTAAGATCATCCATGAGAAGtataaaaaa GAAAACCTGAATCCTCTGGTCGTGCTGAACCTGTTCAGGAGGATTCCTGAAGAGGACATCCCTCTGCTGCTGATGAACCCCGAAGCAGGGAAACCCGCAGATCTTATCATCACCCGTCTCCTCGTGCCTCCTCTTTGCATCCGACCGTCTGTTGTCAGCGACCTTAAGTCTGGCACCAATGAAGACGACCTCACTATGAAGCTAACAGAGATAATCTTCCttaatgatgtcattaaaag agtgagaattcccctcatcCATAGGGCACAAGGGTCACTGAAGAATATGAAAATGGTGTGA
- the LOC106097779 gene encoding DNA-directed RNA polymerase III subunit RPC1 isoform X3, with protein MVKEQFRETDVAKKISHICFGMKSAEQMRQQAHIQVVSKNLYSQDTKHTPLAYGVLDHRMGTSEKDRPCLTCGKNLADCLGHYGYLDLELPCFHVGYFKATIGILQMICKTCSRIMLTKEEKLQFMDYLKRPNLAYLQKRGLKKKISDKCRKRTVCLNCSAFNGPVKKCGLLKIIHEKYKKENLNPLVVLNLFRRIPEEDIPLLLMNPEAGKPADLIITRLLVPPLCIRPSVVSDLKSGTNEDDLTMKLTEIIFLNDVIKRETLLDTSEPLQKD; from the exons ATGGTGAAGGAGCAGTTCAGAGAGACAGATGTGGCCAAAAAAAT AAGCCACATCTGCTTCGGCATGAAATCTGCTGAGCAGATGCGGCAGCAGGCCCACATCCAGGTGGTCAGTAAAAATCTCTACAGCCAGGACACCAAACACACTCCACTGGCCTATGGAGTGTTGGACCACCGTATG GGCACCAGTGAGAAAGACAGACCGTGCCTGACATGTGGGAAGAATCTGGCAGATTGTTTAGGACATTATGGCTACCTGGATCTTGAGCTGCCCTGTTTTCATGTTGGTTATTTCAAAGCCACGATAGGAATCTTACAG ATGATTTGTAAGACATGTTCAAGGATAATGCTGACGAAAGAAGAGAAGCTGCAGTTCATGGATTACTTGAAACGGCCTAACCTGGCCTATCTCCAGAAACGTGGGCTGAAGAAGAAAATCTCTGATAAATGCCGCAAAAGGACAGTCTGTCTAAATTGTTCTGCTTTCAATG GACCAGTCAAAAAGTGTGGCCTACTTAAGATCATCCATGAGAAGtataaaaaa GAAAACCTGAATCCTCTGGTCGTGCTGAACCTGTTCAGGAGGATTCCTGAAGAGGACATCCCTCTGCTGCTGATGAACCCCGAAGCAGGGAAACCCGCAGATCTTATCATCACCCGTCTCCTCGTGCCTCCTCTTTGCATCCGACCGTCTGTTGTCAGCGACCTTAAGTCTGGCACCAATGAAGACGACCTCACTATGAAGCTAACAGAGATAATCTTCCttaatgatgtcattaaaag AGAGACCCTCCTGGATACGtcagagccactgcaaaaagaTTGA
- the LOC106097779 gene encoding DNA-directed RNA polymerase III subunit RPC1 isoform X2 — translation MVKEQFRETDVAKKISHICFGMKSAEQMRQQAHIQVVSKNLYSQDTKHTPLAYGVLDHRMGTSEKDRPCLTCGKNLADCLGHYGYLDLELPCFHVGYFKATIGILQMICKTCSRIMLTKEEKLQFMDYLKRPNLAYLQKRGLKKKISDKCRKRTVCLNCSAFNGPVKKCGLLKIIHEKYKKENLNPLVVLNLFRRIPEEDIPLLLMNPEAGKPADLIITRLLVPPLCIRPSVVSDLKSGTNEDDLTMKLTEIIFLNDVIKRRSRSIRTKEPQVADPWSM, via the exons ATGGTGAAGGAGCAGTTCAGAGAGACAGATGTGGCCAAAAAAAT AAGCCACATCTGCTTCGGCATGAAATCTGCTGAGCAGATGCGGCAGCAGGCCCACATCCAGGTGGTCAGTAAAAATCTCTACAGCCAGGACACCAAACACACTCCACTGGCCTATGGAGTGTTGGACCACCGTATG GGCACCAGTGAGAAAGACAGACCGTGCCTGACATGTGGGAAGAATCTGGCAGATTGTTTAGGACATTATGGCTACCTGGATCTTGAGCTGCCCTGTTTTCATGTTGGTTATTTCAAAGCCACGATAGGAATCTTACAG ATGATTTGTAAGACATGTTCAAGGATAATGCTGACGAAAGAAGAGAAGCTGCAGTTCATGGATTACTTGAAACGGCCTAACCTGGCCTATCTCCAGAAACGTGGGCTGAAGAAGAAAATCTCTGATAAATGCCGCAAAAGGACAGTCTGTCTAAATTGTTCTGCTTTCAATG GACCAGTCAAAAAGTGTGGCCTACTTAAGATCATCCATGAGAAGtataaaaaa GAAAACCTGAATCCTCTGGTCGTGCTGAACCTGTTCAGGAGGATTCCTGAAGAGGACATCCCTCTGCTGCTGATGAACCCCGAAGCAGGGAAACCCGCAGATCTTATCATCACCCGTCTCCTCGTGCCTCCTCTTTGCATCCGACCGTCTGTTGTCAGCGACCTTAAGTCTGGCACCAATGAAGACGACCTCACTATGAAGCTAACAGAGATAATCTTCCttaatgatgtcattaaaag gcggagccgcagtataaggactaaagagccgcaggttgccgacccctggtctatgTGA
- the LOC106097779 gene encoding DNA-directed RNA polymerase III subunit RPC1 isoform X5, giving the protein MRHPIVQSHICFGMKSAEQMRQQAHIQVVSKNLYSQDTKHTPLAYGVLDHRMGTSEKDRPCLTCGKNLADCLGHYGYLDLELPCFHVGYFKATIGILQMICKTCSRIMLTKEEKLQFMDYLKRPNLAYLQKRGLKKKISDKCRKRTVCLNCSAFNGPVKKCGLLKIIHEKYKKENLNPLVVLNLFRRIPEEDIPLLLMNPEAGKPADLIITRLLVPPLCIRPSVVSDLKSGTNEDDLTMKLTEIIFLNDVIKRVRIPLIHRAQGSLKNMKMV; this is encoded by the exons ATGCGTCACCCAATAGTTCA AAGCCACATCTGCTTCGGCATGAAATCTGCTGAGCAGATGCGGCAGCAGGCCCACATCCAGGTGGTCAGTAAAAATCTCTACAGCCAGGACACCAAACACACTCCACTGGCCTATGGAGTGTTGGACCACCGTATG GGCACCAGTGAGAAAGACAGACCGTGCCTGACATGTGGGAAGAATCTGGCAGATTGTTTAGGACATTATGGCTACCTGGATCTTGAGCTGCCCTGTTTTCATGTTGGTTATTTCAAAGCCACGATAGGAATCTTACAG ATGATTTGTAAGACATGTTCAAGGATAATGCTGACGAAAGAAGAGAAGCTGCAGTTCATGGATTACTTGAAACGGCCTAACCTGGCCTATCTCCAGAAACGTGGGCTGAAGAAGAAAATCTCTGATAAATGCCGCAAAAGGACAGTCTGTCTAAATTGTTCTGCTTTCAATG GACCAGTCAAAAAGTGTGGCCTACTTAAGATCATCCATGAGAAGtataaaaaa GAAAACCTGAATCCTCTGGTCGTGCTGAACCTGTTCAGGAGGATTCCTGAAGAGGACATCCCTCTGCTGCTGATGAACCCCGAAGCAGGGAAACCCGCAGATCTTATCATCACCCGTCTCCTCGTGCCTCCTCTTTGCATCCGACCGTCTGTTGTCAGCGACCTTAAGTCTGGCACCAATGAAGACGACCTCACTATGAAGCTAACAGAGATAATCTTCCttaatgatgtcattaaaag agtgagaattcccctcatcCATAGGGCACAAGGGTCACTGAAGAATATGAAAATGGTGTGA